DNA from Metabacillus flavus:
AGGCCTCAATCTCCTGATCCTGTCTGCTGTTTTTTATTATGAATGCACTTTTCATATCTGGATTATCATATCCCTGGAGATTTTTCATTCCGTTCCCGGCAATCTGCATTCCCATTAGGACACCTAAGAAAAGAAGTGCTGCAAAAAGGGTGGTTTTCAGCATGAATTTTCCCATTCGAATCCCTCGCGTCTTTTTATTTCTTCTCTGTCTTGACGTCAGCCTGAACTTTTTCAGCCTGCCAGTAAAATTCGCTGAATACATCAGCAACAGCCTTTGTCGTATTTCTCAATTCTTCCATATTATTATCCACTCCCCCAAATTCCATAAGGAGGGAATTTCCAGATAAATCCTGATTAAACAGTCCGTTCGAATTTTTTATTTTCAATGTGACCCCTTTACTAAGACCGGGATATTTTTCAGACAGTTTAGCATGAAGTGTTTTAGCGAGTTCAATGTTTTTTTCGCGATTCGTATTCTTCCCCCCTACCACAAATACAAGCTGAGCATAGGCTTTCCCCTTTATCGATACAGTTGTATCAGCATGAGGTCGGGAATCACGGTGGATATCGATTAGATAAGCAAGATCCTTGCCGGAAGTCATCGCTTCTTGTACGACTGGTCTTGCAGCAGAGTAGGACTGGCTATATTTCATTTTCTTGTCCTTTAATAATTTCTGAATATCTTTTTGCTCAACACGGGTCCCGACTCCTTGAGCCTCCAATTCATCGGCCAGCATTTTTCCTACAAGAGTGACGTTCGCACTTTTGTGAAAGGCATCGTCCGGATTCTTGGATGGATCTTTAAACAGCGGCAAATATGATTCTGTATTGTGCGTGTTGTAAATATACACCACTTTTTTATCACCTGTATTTTGGACCGGAGGCTTAACCGTCCCCTCCGTCTTAGCTGAAGCCTTTCGCAGCTCCTCAATTGATGCCTCCCGTTCCTGAAGCTGCACTTCTTCAGGAGGTGCAGATTCAAAAGGAATAATTGTGCTGTAATTGCCCCCTCACCCGCAACAATGATTTCGCTGTCATATAAGGAAAACCCCGGAAGCTCCCTTCCAAGCAAGCTCCTCGGATCATTCAGGTTAATACTTGCGGCGAGCTTCAAGAACATAGAGGACCAATCAGCTGGCTTGCTTTCCACCGGCAGCGCCTGCGTGAAGTAATGATTTTCAGTTCCCATTAAATGAACGAACGCTTCTCCTGCAATCCCGTCTGCGAGACTGTGAATGGAAGTTGAAGCTGGACGGTATTGAGGCTTTAAAGAGGTAAGGACCCCTGACAAAACAAAAATAAATACAAGGCCCATAAAGGCCGAAATGAGCAGTTTTTTAATGCTTGTCCCGCTGATCGCCATTATGGGGGCTGTGCTTGTCCGTTTCATGCAAATCCGTCCTCTCGCAGAATGTCTTATACATTCTATGGACAATCTGCGAGAGTTAGAACCAAAATGCTAGTGTGTGTAAGTGCCTCTATTATCGTGGCCAATATGTCCGTGAAGGGCTGAATTCAGCCCGCTTGCAATGACATTGGCCATGTCACTGATGAATACATCCACTTCCTTCGGTGTGACCATTAGGTTATGCCCAAGCGGATTTAACACTTCATGAATCAGCGCGCGCTTTTCTTCCTCTGGCAGCGTCCCGATAATACCCAAATAAGTTTGCCGATGTTCCTCGCCGGGAAGATCTTCATCGCTTAATTTTTTGCGCTCTCCAAAAGACATTCCTGCCGGGACAAGCGACCTGGATGGGCGGTCTCCCTGTGCCATTTCCCTGCCAAAATGCTTCAGGATATAATCAATCGTGTCGCTTGCGATGGTGACGGCGTCCACTACGGTTGGTATACCGATGGCAATCACCGGGATTCCCAGTGTTTCCAGGCTTAATTCTTTTCGTTTGTTGCCTACACCGGATCCTGGATGGATCCCTGTATCAGATATTTGAATTGTCGCATTGACCCGCTCAACCGATCTCGCTGCAAGGGCATCGATTGCAATTATAAAATCAGGTTTGATCCGGTTGACAACTCCTAAAATAATGTCGCTCGTTTCAATTCCCGTGAGCCCCATTACTCCAGGCGAGATGACACTGACTGGACGGTAGCCTTCTTGAACATTTTCCGGCTGCAGCTCGAATAAATGCCTTGTCACAAGAAGATTTTCCGCTGCAATCGGTCCAAGTGCGTCGGGCGTAACATTCCAGTTCCCCAGGCCTGCTATCAGGCATGAGGCCTCTTTATTAATTCCAAGGTTTTCGATGAATTTGCTGAATTCCCTTGCAAATACACCGATTACCTCCTGCTGCAGATCCGTATCCTTTTGTCTGATACCGTCTGCTTGAATGGTCAGATAATTGCCGGCTTTTTTACCCGTAGCCTCCTCGCCCTCTTTTTTGATTTCTACAGAGGTGAGTTTTATTTCCCCTTCGGTCCGTTCTTTGACGATTATTCCCTTCACTTCTCCATTATCTGAAGGATTAGGCTGAG
Protein-coding regions in this window:
- a CDS encoding DUF3679 domain-containing protein, which produces MGKFMLKTTLFAALLFLGVLMGMQIAGNGMKNLQGYDNPDMKSAFIIKNSRQDQEIEASVLGQSITSHDLETKRKQLESMEAFNPLSEAAKGISSGIENLFGKLISAVKGEKDK
- the gpr gene encoding GPR endopeptidase produces the protein MSDSLDLGNYTVRTDLAIEARDLALEQQEKSQSQPNPSDNGEVKGIIVKERTEGEIKLTSVEIKKEGEEATGKKAGNYLTIQADGIRQKDTDLQQEVIGVFAREFSKFIENLGINKEASCLIAGLGNWNVTPDALGPIAAENLLVTRHLFELQPENVQEGYRPVSVISPGVMGLTGIETSDIILGVVNRIKPDFIIAIDALAARSVERVNATIQISDTGIHPGSGVGNKRKELSLETLGIPVIAIGIPTVVDAVTIASDTIDYILKHFGREMAQGDRPSRSLVPAGMSFGERKKLSDEDLPGEEHRQTYLGIIGTLPEEEKRALIHEVLNPLGHNLMVTPKEVDVFISDMANVIASGLNSALHGHIGHDNRGTYTH